Proteins encoded together in one Impatiens glandulifera chromosome 1, dImpGla2.1, whole genome shotgun sequence window:
- the LOC124920830 gene encoding omega-3 fatty acid desaturase, endoplasmic reticulum-like isoform X2: MGAQDGNGLTKVNSGVKKNDDKVEYDFDFDASAAPPFKIADIRAAIPAHCWVKNPWRSMSYVVRDLIVVFLLAALAVYVDNWAFWPVYWAAQGTMFWAIFVLGHDCGHGSFSDSVTLNSVVGHVLHSLILVPYHGWRISHRTHHQNHGNVEKDESWVPLSKNLYNSLSVTTKFFRFKIPFPLLAYPIYLIWRSPGKSGSHFNPYSDLFHSSERKQIVVSSLCWSLMAAILIASSIIVGFVQMIKVYGVPYMIFVVWLDLVTYLHHHGHDDKLPWYRGKEWTYLRGGLTTIDRDYGVINKIHHDIGTHVVHHLFPQMPHYHLVEATKAVKPILGQYYREPMKSSGLIPFHLLGNLMKSIKEDHYVSNEGDVVFYQTDPTLFGFAEPTKTK; encoded by the exons ATGGGTGCTCAAG ATGGTAATGGACTGACAAAGGTGAACTCTGGTGTGAAGAAGAATGATGATAAAGTGGAATACGACTTTGATTTTGATGCAAGTGCTGCTCCTCCGTTTAAGATTGCTGATATTCGGGCTGCAATTCCAGCACACTGCTGGGTCAAGAACCCGTGGCGATCTATGAGCTATGTTGTGAGGGATCTCATTGTGGTTTTTCTCTTGGCTGCTTTGGCAGTTTATGTAGACAACTGGGCATTTTGGCCAGTTTATTGGGCTGCACAAGGGACAATGTTCTGGGCAATCTTTGTTCTCGGACACGACTG TGGTCATGGAAGCTTTTCAGATAGTGTGACACTCAATAGTGTGGTTGGGCATGTCCTTCACAGCTTGATCCTAGTCCCTTATCATGGCTG GAGAATCAGCCACAGAACTCACCATCAGAACCATGGCAATGTTGAGAAAGATGAATCATGGGTGCCG TTGTCGAAGAATCTATATAACAGCCTTTCTGTTACAACTAAGTTCTTCAGATTCAAAATTCCTTTCCCTCTGTTAGCCTACCCGATATACTTG aTTTGGAGAAGCCCGGGAAAGAGTGGCTCACATTTCAATCCTTATAGTGACCTGTTCCATTCCAGTGAAAGGAAACAAATTGTTGTCTCAAGTCTTTGCTGGAGTTTAATGGCTGCCATTCTTATCGCCTCATCTATCATAGTAGGCTTTGTTCAAATGATTAAGGTCTATGGAGTCCCATACATG ATTTTCGTGGTTTGGCTGGATTTGGTCACATATTTGCATCACCATGGCCACGATGACAAGCTCCCTTGGTATCGCGGCAAG GAATGGACTTATCTAAGGGGCGGACTAACCACTATTGACAGAGACTACGGCGTGATCAACAAGATCCACCATGACATCGGGACCCATGTCGTTCACCATCTCTTCCCCCAAATGCCTCACTATCACTTAGTAGAAGCG ACCAAGGCGGTTAAGCCGATATTGGGGCAGTACTACAGAGAACCAATGAAGAGTTCAGGTCTCATCCCATTTCATCTGCTTGGGAATCTTATGAAAAGCATCAAGGAAGATCACTATGTCAGTAACGAAGGAGATGTTGTGTTTTACCAAACCGATCCTACACTTTTCGGTTTCGCAGAGCCAACCAAGACTAAATAA
- the LOC124920830 gene encoding omega-3 fatty acid desaturase, endoplasmic reticulum-like isoform X1, with protein MASLWCADGNGLTKVNSGVKKNDDKVEYDFDFDASAAPPFKIADIRAAIPAHCWVKNPWRSMSYVVRDLIVVFLLAALAVYVDNWAFWPVYWAAQGTMFWAIFVLGHDCGHGSFSDSVTLNSVVGHVLHSLILVPYHGWRISHRTHHQNHGNVEKDESWVPLSKNLYNSLSVTTKFFRFKIPFPLLAYPIYLIWRSPGKSGSHFNPYSDLFHSSERKQIVVSSLCWSLMAAILIASSIIVGFVQMIKVYGVPYMIFVVWLDLVTYLHHHGHDDKLPWYRGKEWTYLRGGLTTIDRDYGVINKIHHDIGTHVVHHLFPQMPHYHLVEATKAVKPILGQYYREPMKSSGLIPFHLLGNLMKSIKEDHYVSNEGDVVFYQTDPTLFGFAEPTKTK; from the exons ATGGCTTCATTGTGGTGTGCAGATGGTAATGGACTGACAAAGGTGAACTCTGGTGTGAAGAAGAATGATGATAAAGTGGAATACGACTTTGATTTTGATGCAAGTGCTGCTCCTCCGTTTAAGATTGCTGATATTCGGGCTGCAATTCCAGCACACTGCTGGGTCAAGAACCCGTGGCGATCTATGAGCTATGTTGTGAGGGATCTCATTGTGGTTTTTCTCTTGGCTGCTTTGGCAGTTTATGTAGACAACTGGGCATTTTGGCCAGTTTATTGGGCTGCACAAGGGACAATGTTCTGGGCAATCTTTGTTCTCGGACACGACTG TGGTCATGGAAGCTTTTCAGATAGTGTGACACTCAATAGTGTGGTTGGGCATGTCCTTCACAGCTTGATCCTAGTCCCTTATCATGGCTG GAGAATCAGCCACAGAACTCACCATCAGAACCATGGCAATGTTGAGAAAGATGAATCATGGGTGCCG TTGTCGAAGAATCTATATAACAGCCTTTCTGTTACAACTAAGTTCTTCAGATTCAAAATTCCTTTCCCTCTGTTAGCCTACCCGATATACTTG aTTTGGAGAAGCCCGGGAAAGAGTGGCTCACATTTCAATCCTTATAGTGACCTGTTCCATTCCAGTGAAAGGAAACAAATTGTTGTCTCAAGTCTTTGCTGGAGTTTAATGGCTGCCATTCTTATCGCCTCATCTATCATAGTAGGCTTTGTTCAAATGATTAAGGTCTATGGAGTCCCATACATG ATTTTCGTGGTTTGGCTGGATTTGGTCACATATTTGCATCACCATGGCCACGATGACAAGCTCCCTTGGTATCGCGGCAAG GAATGGACTTATCTAAGGGGCGGACTAACCACTATTGACAGAGACTACGGCGTGATCAACAAGATCCACCATGACATCGGGACCCATGTCGTTCACCATCTCTTCCCCCAAATGCCTCACTATCACTTAGTAGAAGCG ACCAAGGCGGTTAAGCCGATATTGGGGCAGTACTACAGAGAACCAATGAAGAGTTCAGGTCTCATCCCATTTCATCTGCTTGGGAATCTTATGAAAAGCATCAAGGAAGATCACTATGTCAGTAACGAAGGAGATGTTGTGTTTTACCAAACCGATCCTACACTTTTCGGTTTCGCAGAGCCAACCAAGACTAAATAA
- the LOC124920829 gene encoding phosphoinositide phospholipase C 2-like, translating to MSNRRQYFKVCFCCKFVFRLNIAEPPQDVKMLFETYKGPEEEVMGADQLQRFLVEVQGEEGATREDAQAIINSVRHLNIIFHHKGGMRLESFFRYLLGDYNPPLNPSLGVHHEMDAPLSHYYLFTGHNSYLTGNQLYGKCSVKPIIRALERGVRVIELDLWPNSRNDKVIVCHGGTLTSPVDLIKCLKAINEHAFTASEYPLVITFEDHLTPILQAKVVDMVTKTFGDKLFCPQDELKELPSPSSLKRRIIISTKPPEFRESQAKDKHTKTNEMVKIQEELDDQDEEPLTQVPQYRRLIAIHAGKPKGGKQNLFSEDPNIARRISLSEQDLKDAVKAEGQDIIRFTHRNLVRVYPKGVRVDSSNYDPLVAWSHGAQMVAFNMQGYGKYLWIMQGMFRANGGCGYVKKPDFLLRNEGFDPDMSMSMPIKLEFKVKLYMGEGWHLDFHRTHFDLYSPPDFFTKIGIVGLEGDKEMKRTKTINNSWIPMWNEDFEFVLKVPELALLRVGVFDYDPSGKNDFGGQTCLPLLEIRPGYRSVPLYDEKGEQYKHVKLLMHFSFNWV from the exons ATGTCGAACCGTCGACAATATTTCAAGGTATGCTTTTGTTGCAAGTTCGTGTTCAGATTGAACATTGCTGAGCCACCTCAGGATGTGAAGATGTTATTCGAGACATACAAAGGACCGGAAGAAGAGGTTATGGGGGCTGATCAGCTGCAGCGGTTCTTGGTAGAGGTGCAAGGAGAAGAAGGAGCCACTAGAGAGGACGCTCAGGCTATCATCAACAGTGTTAGACATCTCAACATCATCTTCCATCACAAAGGGGGCATGCGTCTTGAATCCTTCTTTCGATATCTCTTGGGTGATTACAATCCTCCTCTAAATCCTTCTCTTGGG GTTCATCATGAAATGGATGCTCCACTGTCTCACTATTACCTATTCACAGGACATAACTCCTACTTGACTGGAAATCAGCTCTACGGTAAATGCAGTGTCAAGCCTATCATAAGGGCCCTTGAAAGAGGTGTAAGAGTCATCGAACTCGATCTGTGGCCCAATTCAAGAAATGACAAAGTCATTGTTTGTCATGGCGG GACACTGACATCTCCGGTTGATCTTATAAAATGTCTAAAAGCCATCAATGAACATGCATTTACTGCTTCTGAGTACCCTCTCGTCATAACTTTCGAAGACCATCTCACACCAATTCTTCAAGCCAAAGTGGTGGAC ATGGTTACTAAGACCTTTGGAGATAAACTATTTTGCCCTCAAGATGAGCTTAAAGAACTTCCATCCCCATCATCACTCAAAAGAAGAATCATCATCTCAACTAAACCTCCAGAGTTCCGCGAATCACAAGCAAAGGACAAACATACTAAAACCAATGAGATGGTTAAAATACAAGAGGAATTGGATGACCAAGACGAAGAACCACTTACCCAAGTTCCTCAATATAGACGTTTGATTGCCATTCATGCAGGGAAGCCCAAAGGCGGAAAGCAGAACTTGTTTAGCGAGGATCCCAACATAGCCAGGCGTATCAGTTTAAGCGAGCAAGACCTTAAAGACGCAGTGAAAGCAGAAGGACAAGATATTATCAG GTTTACACATAGGAATTTAGTTAGAGTTTACCCAAAGGGTGTACGCGTAGACTCATCTAACTACGATCCCTTAGTGGCATGGTCTCACGGAGCTCAAATGGTTGCATTCAACATGCag GGATATGGGAAATATCTTTGGATCATGCAAGGAATGTTTAGAGCAAATGGAGGGTGTGGGTATGTGAAGAAACCGGATTTCTTACTGAGAAACGAAGGTTTTGATCCCGACATGAGCATGTCAATGCCAATTAAATTAGAATTCAAG GTCAAACTATACATGGGAGAAGGTTGGCACTTGGATTTTCATCGTACACATTTCGATCTGTATTCCCCTCCCGACTTCTTCACCAAG ATTGGGATTGTTGGACTAGAGGGTGACAAAGAAATGAAGagaacaaaaacaataaacaatAGCTGGATTCCAATGTGGAATGAAGATTTCGAGTTCGTTTTAAAAGTTCCAGAATTGGCGTTGCTTCGGGTTGGAGTTTTTGACTACGACCCTTCGGGTAAAAATGATTTTGGGGGTCAGACATGTTTGCCCCTATTAGAGATAAGACCTGGATATAGGTCAGTTCCATTGTATGATGAGAAGGGAGAGCAATACAAACATGTCAAACTTCTCATGCATTTCAGCTTCAACTGGGTATAA